The region GTTGGCGGCGGTTGACGTCCGGACCGGGGTGGTAGTGGATGAAGTGATGGTGGTTTCCGCTGCTGCGTCGGCGAGGGTGAGGGCCGCCAGAACGGGCGCGATGGCCGTACAGGCCAGAATATGTCGCATGATGTCTCCCTGTAGTCGCGGCTTTTTGATGAGCGCGCATGGTCGAGGGACGACACCGAACCGGCTGTTCCGTCAGCGAAAATGAACGGACGAGAGATCAGAAGGCGAAATCGATCCCCATCCGCACGGTCCGGGGACGAAGCGGCGTGACATAATCGCCGCGCAGGTCAAAGGGCGTGCCCAGCGAGAAGCGATTGCCCCCGCTGTCCAGCAGGTTCGTCAGGGTGAGCGAAAGCTGAAGCGGCCCGCGCGAGACGCTGGCGGTCATCGCGGTATCGACATAATCGCCCTGATTGCGGCCGAGAATTGGCCCCACGCCAAGGCGGGACGTGCCGACATAGCGCGCTGATCCGGTGAGGTGCAGGCTGATGTCGTCGCTGATCCAACGGCGGTAGTCGATCGCCAGCCTGCCGCCCAGATTGGCGACATTGGGCAGCGCCAGCGATTGATCCGCCGTGGTCAGCGCCCGAACGAAAGGCGTCGGCCGGTGAAGGCGGCTGTCATTATAGATGATGCTGCCGTCCAGGGTCAGCGCCGGCAGCGGCCGGACGGCGATGCGGCCTTCAACCGTGTAGATGCGCCCATCACCGATATTGGCTGTCGCTGGCAATCCGATTCGGTCGATCACATCCGCCTGAATGTCGCGCCAGTCGGTATAGGCAAAGCTGGCGCTGAGCGCGATCGGATCGCGCCCAGGCATTCCCTTGCGGAAACCGGCCTCCAGGGTCGAAATCCGGTCATTGCTGAAGCGTCGCACATGCTGGTCATCCACCGCCAACCCACCGGGACGGAAGCCCTGTTGAAAGCGGGCGTAGACGGTCAGTCCCTGCACGGCATCGCTGAGCAGCGAAAGCGAGGGAAGAAAGATCGTCTCATTGCGATCGGCCTGCGCCTCTGCCCGCGCAATGTCGGCGCTGGACAATAAGGGGATTGGATCGAGCGCCTGGCCGGAAAGCCTGCTGTTGGTCAGGCGGCCACCCGCCGTCACGACCAGTCCGGCCGCCAGCTCGAACGAGGCTTCCCCGAACATGGTGGCTTCGCGGATGCGGTTGCGAACGCCCGTGGTGGTCGCGGGCTGGCCGCTGCCATAGAGCGGGACGCCCGGTATCACCTGCGCCTGTACGGGCGCAGCGCCGAAGGAAGTCAGCGAACGGGTGATCGCGGATGTGCTTTCGAGGTAGGAAGCCCCGATTATCCATCCCAGGCCATTGTTGAGATCGCGCACCAGGCGGTTTTCGGTGGAGAAAATGGAAACGCGGTTCCGCTGCCGGAACAGGCTGGCGGGAGTGTAGGGCTGCGTCGCATCATAGCTTTCGGACAATATGTTGCGGACATACCCGGTCGAGGAAATGAAACGCAGGTCGTTCCATTGCCGCTCCACGCGCAGATTTACGAGCGCATAGTCGGATGAATAGGGCTGTGCGACGCTGGAGGCGCGGGACAGATCGCCTATCGTCCGGTCGGCATATTGCGCATCGTCACCCTTGATATGCTGGTAGACGCCGCCAAGGTCGATGGTCCAGTCTTCGTCCGGGGCGAAGCGCAGGTTCGCACGGCCGCCATAGGTGGCGGTGCGGTTGACGTCATCAAGTCCGCGCCCAACGTCGTCAATATATCCGCCCTCCCTGACGCCATAGCCGACAAGCCGCAGCGCCAGCCTTTCGGACACGATGGGGACATTGAGCGTCGCGGACAGGTCGCCGCCCGGATCGCCATTCTGGATTGCGCTGAGCCCAGCAGAGATATTGCCGCCATATCGGGCGAGGTTGGGCGGATTGGGGATCATGCGGATGATGCCGCCCAGCGAGCCTGCGCCATAGAGTGTGCCCTGCGGCCCTTCGAGCACTTCGACACCCTGCATGTCGTAGAGCCGCAGGTCGGGATCGGGCGCGGCGTAGTTGAGGCGCATGTCGCCCAGATATTGCCCGGTCGTCGCCTGGGTCGGCCCGGCAACGGCGGAATCGGCGATCGCGCGCAGGAAGAGCTTGTTGCGGCCGGACCCTGCATGCGTCGAACTGAGGCTGGCGACCCGGCTAAGCAGGCTGGCGGTGCCTGCAGCGGCCTCTCCACTGGGGAGCGCGTTAGAATCCACGACCTCGACCAAACCGGGATAGCGGGGCAGCGGCAGGTCGCGCTTCGACGCGGTGACGATGATTTCCGTCGGGGGCGGCGCAGCGATGGGCGCGGTTTGCGGCGGGACTGCTTTGGCATCGGGGCGATGCGGCGCTTTGCGGACGAGGCGCCATGTGTTTGCGTCGATCC is a window of Sphingobium sp. MI1205 DNA encoding:
- a CDS encoding TonB-dependent receptor domain-containing protein — protein: MHRHADIIFVTALAIAAAVPAHAADRQMVSIAPGRLGEAVILLGRQTGSSIGISDQSLAALPTPAVNGRLTAEAALKRLLRGLGASVQRIDANTWRLVRKAPHRPDAKAVPPQTAPIAAPPPTEIIVTASKRDLPLPRYPGLVEVVDSNALPSGEAAAGTASLLSRVASLSSTHAGSGRNKLFLRAIADSAVAGPTQATTGQYLGDMRLNYAAPDPDLRLYDMQGVEVLEGPQGTLYGAGSLGGIIRMIPNPPNLARYGGNISAGLSAIQNGDPGGDLSATLNVPIVSERLALRLVGYGVREGGYIDDVGRGLDDVNRTATYGGRANLRFAPDEDWTIDLGGVYQHIKGDDAQYADRTIGDLSRASSVAQPYSSDYALVNLRVERQWNDLRFISSTGYVRNILSESYDATQPYTPASLFRQRNRVSIFSTENRLVRDLNNGLGWIIGASYLESTSAITRSLTSFGAAPVQAQVIPGVPLYGSGQPATTTGVRNRIREATMFGEASFELAAGLVVTAGGRLTNSRLSGQALDPIPLLSSADIARAEAQADRNETIFLPSLSLLSDAVQGLTVYARFQQGFRPGGLAVDDQHVRRFSNDRISTLEAGFRKGMPGRDPIALSASFAYTDWRDIQADVIDRIGLPATANIGDGRIYTVEGRIAVRPLPALTLDGSIIYNDSRLHRPTPFVRALTTADQSLALPNVANLGGRLAIDYRRWISDDISLHLTGSARYVGTSRLGVGPILGRNQGDYVDTAMTASVSRGPLQLSLTLTNLLDSGGNRFSLGTPFDLRGDYVTPLRPRTVRMGIDFAF